In one window of Bdellovibrio bacteriovorus DNA:
- a CDS encoding Calx-beta domain-containing protein, producing MRADFFGRMTKEILPSTPALPPVPKVTKVDADTAGASSVSAFSVPRFTTAQIVPIQVHFSGPVNVTGVPSIELETGSVKRTAYYVSGTGTDILTFEYSVVAGDSAPTLDYTSSTALSLNGGTIEPAQEVQGTTEDFNNLTKLPDPGADESLSKTTPILIRTIPEVKKLSAPQTDVYLDGTSLEIIVKYDQPITVTGSPRIPVKVAGNTRLVNLISQISDSELLFRYEVVVGDNDTDGIELPTAIDLNGGSIVNPANETAVIDLPVKDTTGVLTYTTPLTASFLSSTQIVSENVGSINVPISLSAPAPIPFKVSISVLGEADSGDYVLSSREVQFAVGDQLKYLTVQITEDTVPESEERLRLVLSRNSLGNGGDVSFHEIHIKDNDSGVAPAVVSMSKGYDFSCALFSNKDLKCWGDNSSGQLGNGTYTSTSSVSSVVISDVEHFELSHSVACALNSSEELWCWGKDNMGLLFPGSSGGKLHPNPVKVIASGVLTFTLHPNVICYVKNNATKDLMCWGYESTGIMAQGNTAQNRPFASAIKVTDQVAKVKIMSGAVESICVIKTNKDLYCWGHNGTQTASATQIKTFPAAPIDTNVTSFFMNNTNICTQKEEGAPLTRTNYCWGSNYNAQLTPGTATPTHISTPVQMPTDYVQTMPVGSAICGIKTDGSMWCWGWGVDVPSYNSLANLAPTKIIPEGVSSFLDVTYRLSPPKCVLMSDSSVRCWGASSESLTRKTPVTVIPSGVAKIAVHGNGLYRHICALLATGEVQCWGRNNGGQIGDRTIINRLVPTQALARNQSQIITDRERSCAISTFGELRCWGQNSALGSMGMGAMASYKSPKLLIDKNVEKVSLNEDGGCAVLKSGELRCWGANSDGQAKPGSTTFQPTPVVVKASGVRDVEMEYSSACYVSMDDKLYCWGKNQNNQLGNGTTTAQNTLPTTPTLEDVSSVILGGGFSQPIGCALQKNGDLSCWGAGQPACLGTNSSTPKFMMADVRKYSVGPYAVCVITGDEGKLQCWGTNSSGELGVGHTSNVCWSGGPATVVSAGVVDVSTGANATCFVLSTGELKCMGDNSTGVLGTGDTLVHPRTVFGLTN from the coding sequence ATGCGCGCTGATTTTTTTGGTCGGATGACGAAAGAGATTCTTCCGTCGACGCCTGCGTTGCCTCCCGTTCCTAAAGTGACCAAAGTAGATGCCGACACCGCGGGAGCTTCGTCAGTCTCGGCTTTTTCAGTTCCTCGATTTACGACGGCGCAGATCGTCCCCATCCAGGTGCATTTTTCTGGGCCTGTGAATGTTACGGGCGTTCCTAGTATCGAGCTTGAAACGGGTAGTGTGAAAAGAACGGCCTATTACGTTTCCGGTACGGGCACTGACATTTTAACTTTTGAGTATTCTGTCGTGGCGGGTGATTCAGCGCCGACTTTGGATTACACCAGTTCCACCGCGTTGTCTTTGAATGGCGGAACTATCGAGCCGGCCCAAGAAGTCCAAGGTACGACCGAAGATTTCAATAATTTGACAAAGCTGCCAGATCCGGGCGCGGATGAGTCGCTGTCGAAAACAACGCCGATTCTGATTCGTACAATTCCCGAAGTAAAAAAACTCAGCGCCCCGCAAACAGACGTCTATCTAGATGGAACAAGTTTAGAGATCATTGTTAAATATGACCAACCGATCACGGTGACAGGATCGCCGCGCATTCCGGTGAAGGTCGCGGGCAACACACGCTTAGTGAATTTGATTTCACAAATCTCAGATTCAGAACTTTTATTCCGTTATGAAGTTGTCGTCGGAGACAACGACACAGATGGAATTGAGCTTCCCACGGCAATTGATCTGAATGGCGGTTCCATCGTAAACCCAGCCAATGAAACTGCGGTGATTGATCTTCCCGTTAAAGATACAACGGGTGTTTTGACTTACACGACACCTTTAACGGCGTCCTTTCTTTCCAGTACTCAAATCGTCAGTGAAAACGTGGGGAGCATCAACGTACCTATCAGTTTAAGTGCGCCCGCACCGATTCCTTTTAAAGTCAGTATCAGTGTTTTGGGTGAGGCCGATAGCGGCGACTATGTTTTATCGTCTCGCGAAGTGCAATTTGCCGTCGGCGATCAACTGAAGTATCTGACTGTGCAAATCACCGAAGATACTGTGCCAGAAAGTGAAGAGCGCCTGCGTTTAGTGCTCTCAAGAAACTCTTTAGGCAATGGCGGAGATGTCTCTTTCCATGAAATTCATATTAAAGACAATGATAGTGGTGTCGCTCCCGCCGTCGTGTCGATGAGCAAGGGATATGATTTTAGTTGTGCCCTTTTTTCAAATAAAGATTTGAAGTGCTGGGGAGATAACTCTTCTGGGCAGTTGGGAAATGGGACTTACACTTCCACCTCTTCTGTGAGTTCGGTTGTCATCAGTGACGTCGAACATTTTGAATTGAGTCACAGTGTGGCTTGCGCCTTAAACTCCAGTGAAGAGCTGTGGTGCTGGGGAAAAGACAATATGGGTCTTTTGTTCCCGGGATCTTCGGGCGGCAAGCTTCATCCTAATCCTGTCAAAGTCATCGCATCGGGAGTTTTGACCTTTACCTTACATCCCAATGTCATTTGCTATGTTAAAAATAACGCCACAAAAGATTTGATGTGTTGGGGATATGAATCGACCGGAATCATGGCGCAAGGGAACACCGCTCAGAACCGCCCTTTCGCCAGTGCTATAAAGGTGACCGACCAAGTGGCGAAAGTGAAAATCATGTCTGGAGCAGTTGAAAGTATCTGCGTGATAAAAACGAACAAAGATCTTTACTGTTGGGGGCACAACGGCACACAGACGGCGTCGGCGACCCAAATCAAAACTTTTCCTGCGGCCCCTATCGATACAAACGTCACGTCGTTCTTCATGAATAATACCAATATCTGCACCCAGAAGGAAGAGGGCGCTCCGTTGACCCGCACGAACTATTGTTGGGGTTCCAATTACAACGCACAACTCACTCCCGGTACGGCGACGCCGACACATATTTCCACACCGGTGCAGATGCCGACGGATTACGTTCAAACCATGCCCGTGGGTTCGGCTATTTGTGGGATTAAAACAGATGGATCTATGTGGTGTTGGGGATGGGGCGTGGATGTGCCCAGCTATAACAGCTTGGCAAATTTGGCGCCCACTAAAATTATTCCTGAAGGAGTTTCGTCCTTCTTAGATGTGACCTATCGTTTAAGCCCTCCTAAATGTGTGTTGATGAGTGATTCCAGTGTGCGTTGTTGGGGAGCCAGCAGCGAGAGCTTGACTCGCAAGACGCCGGTGACCGTGATTCCCTCGGGTGTTGCGAAGATTGCCGTACATGGAAACGGTCTTTATCGTCATATCTGCGCTTTACTGGCTACCGGCGAAGTTCAATGTTGGGGACGCAACAATGGGGGGCAAATTGGAGATCGCACGATCATCAACCGTCTGGTTCCGACGCAGGCTCTGGCACGCAACCAAAGTCAAATCATCACAGATCGCGAGCGCAGCTGTGCGATTTCCACTTTCGGTGAACTTCGTTGTTGGGGACAGAACTCGGCTTTAGGAAGTATGGGCATGGGAGCGATGGCAAGTTATAAATCGCCAAAACTTCTTATTGATAAGAACGTAGAAAAAGTCAGCCTGAATGAAGACGGTGGTTGCGCAGTCCTCAAAAGCGGTGAGCTTCGCTGCTGGGGTGCCAATAGTGACGGGCAAGCTAAGCCGGGCTCTACGACTTTTCAGCCGACACCAGTTGTAGTTAAAGCCAGTGGAGTTCGCGATGTGGAAATGGAGTACAGCAGTGCCTGTTACGTTTCCATGGATGACAAACTTTATTGCTGGGGAAAAAATCAGAACAACCAACTGGGTAACGGAACGACGACAGCGCAAAACACACTGCCGACAACACCGACTTTAGAAGACGTCAGCAGTGTGATTCTTGGTGGAGGATTTTCCCAACCCATCGGCTGTGCTCTTCAGAAGAATGGCGACCTCAGTTGTTGGGGGGCAGGACAGCCGGCATGTCTTGGAACAAACTCATCGACGCCTAAGTTTATGATGGCAGATGTTCGTAAGTATTCAGTGGGCCCTTATGCTGTGTGTGTGATCACGGGAGATGAAGGTAAATTGCAATGCTGGGGTACGAACTCAAGTGGTGAACTCGGTGTGGGCCATACATCCAATGTCTGCTGGTCGGGAGGTCCTGCCACCGTAGTTTCAGCAGGAGTGGTTGACGTAAGTACCGGAGCAAATGCCACTTGCTTTGTGTTAAGTACGGGAGAACTTAAGTGCATGGGCGATAATTCGACCGGAGTTCTGGGAACTGGCGATACGTTGGTGCACCCTCGCACTGTTTTTGGTCTCACTAATTAG
- a CDS encoding serine hydrolase, translating to MDFKRILRAITFALTVTLVKAPAWASSKTFEESLKELEAKQPIQLGVFVKNLSTGEILSYRGDDLWYVASGVKLPIVLENLRQVDQKKYTLDSQIELRKEDFVDGAGYTNSKKAGSKLSVKFLMEQAIIYSDNTASDLLIRQAGLESVNSCVQDLVPGGFTAITTLADVRRRLYSEVHPSSEKLQGPDFILLKRSQGDEVKFRRLSQMLGVDTKEFKCKTLDEAYDNYYSKKLNSATLKAYAELLEKVAEGKILGDSTQKFLIDTMTKVQTGQRRIKAGLPKKYSFAHKTGTQHSRICDFGIAWDKKSELKTGIVIAACVKDFESLDMAESALRSVGTVLHKAGIL from the coding sequence TTGGATTTCAAAAGAATCTTAAGAGCCATAACCTTTGCTTTGACTGTGACATTGGTGAAAGCGCCGGCATGGGCGAGTTCGAAGACCTTTGAAGAAAGTTTGAAAGAGCTTGAGGCAAAACAACCAATTCAATTGGGCGTCTTTGTCAAAAATCTAAGCACCGGAGAAATTCTTTCCTATCGTGGTGATGACTTGTGGTATGTGGCTTCAGGAGTGAAGCTTCCAATTGTATTGGAAAATCTTCGTCAGGTGGATCAGAAGAAGTACACTTTGGATTCGCAGATTGAACTTCGCAAAGAGGACTTCGTGGATGGCGCGGGTTACACGAACTCAAAAAAAGCCGGAAGCAAACTCTCCGTAAAATTTCTAATGGAGCAAGCCATTATATATAGCGATAATACCGCGAGTGATCTTTTGATTCGCCAGGCCGGATTAGAGTCTGTGAACAGCTGTGTTCAGGATTTAGTTCCTGGCGGATTCACCGCGATCACCACATTAGCCGATGTTCGCCGCCGTCTTTATTCCGAAGTGCATCCGTCGTCAGAAAAACTTCAAGGGCCGGATTTTATTTTGCTAAAGCGTTCACAAGGGGATGAAGTGAAATTTCGTCGTCTGTCACAAATGCTAGGTGTGGATACGAAAGAGTTTAAATGTAAAACCTTGGACGAGGCTTACGACAATTACTATTCTAAGAAACTCAATTCCGCGACCTTGAAAGCCTATGCTGAACTTCTAGAGAAAGTGGCTGAAGGAAAAATATTGGGGGATTCCACACAGAAGTTTCTGATCGATACGATGACGAAAGTGCAAACCGGTCAACGTCGCATCAAAGCAGGACTTCCCAAGAAATATTCCTTTGCTCATAAAACGGGGACACAGCATTCGCGTATTTGTGATTTCGGCATCGCCTGGGATAAAAAATCCGAACTGAAAACAGGGATTGTGATCGCCGCTTGTGTCAAAGACTTTGAATCCTTGGACATGGCGGAGTCCGCTTTAAGAAGTGTCGGCACGGTTTTACATAAGGCGGGCATTCTATGA
- a CDS encoding aldo/keto reductase: MEYRKLLGSGLDVPVMSFGTATFGGGNEFFKAWGSTDLKEAQRLIGVCLDNGLNLFDTANVYSQGMSEEILGAAIEGKRHQVLLSTKSTFRMGEGPNKSGSTRWNIMKECEDSLRRLKTDYIDLYTMHGFDANTPVEETLRALDDLITAGKIRYIGASNFSGWHLMKSLTVSERYGWSKYVAHQAYYSLAGREFEWELMPLALDQKVSTFVWSPLAGGALSGKFRRNQPPPAGSRSSQIDFVVSAKSDALHNIVDALDEISKETGKTIPQVALNWVMNRPSVTSIVIGARNEEQLKHNFGALGWKLSAEHVAKLDKVSAVKPIYPYWHQHGDRELIPSPI; the protein is encoded by the coding sequence ATGGAATACAGAAAATTATTAGGCAGTGGTCTTGACGTACCTGTGATGAGCTTTGGAACAGCGACTTTCGGCGGCGGCAATGAGTTTTTTAAAGCGTGGGGAAGTACGGACCTCAAAGAAGCCCAACGGCTGATCGGAGTTTGCTTAGACAATGGCTTGAACCTTTTTGATACCGCCAATGTTTATTCTCAAGGCATGTCCGAAGAAATTTTGGGTGCCGCCATTGAAGGTAAGCGCCATCAAGTTTTGCTTTCAACAAAGTCAACTTTCAGGATGGGAGAAGGTCCCAACAAATCAGGATCGACTCGTTGGAACATCATGAAGGAATGCGAAGACAGCCTTCGCCGTTTGAAAACGGATTATATCGATCTTTATACTATGCATGGATTTGATGCGAATACTCCCGTGGAGGAAACTCTGCGCGCGCTGGATGATCTGATCACTGCGGGTAAAATTCGCTATATTGGGGCCTCCAATTTTTCAGGCTGGCATTTAATGAAATCACTGACGGTTTCAGAACGCTATGGATGGAGCAAATATGTAGCTCACCAAGCCTACTACTCTTTAGCCGGCCGTGAATTTGAATGGGAATTGATGCCACTTGCATTAGATCAAAAAGTGTCGACATTTGTTTGGAGTCCACTAGCTGGAGGCGCTCTCTCAGGAAAATTCCGTCGCAATCAGCCTCCTCCCGCAGGAAGCCGTTCCTCACAAATTGATTTTGTGGTGTCTGCGAAATCAGATGCTTTACACAATATCGTCGATGCTTTGGATGAAATTTCCAAAGAAACCGGTAAGACGATTCCCCAAGTGGCGCTAAACTGGGTGATGAATCGCCCTTCTGTGACAAGCATTGTGATTGGTGCGCGCAACGAAGAACAACTCAAGCACAATTTCGGAGCTTTGGGTTGGAAGTTGTCAGCAGAGCACGTAGCAAAACTTGATAAAGTCAGTGCCGTAAAACCTATTTATCCGTACTGGCATCAGCATGGTGACAGAGAGCTTATTCCTTCACCAATCTAG
- the ubiG gene encoding bifunctional 2-polyprenyl-6-hydroxyphenol methylase/3-demethylubiquinol 3-O-methyltransferase UbiG, producing MPLHKVNNSFYESYGDRWYTAFDDPVALLRAESDVKIPWALVRIRQHFSQAHILDVGCGGGFVSNALAKEGFTVTGIDISEASLQIAKKYDVTQKVRYLKADAFHLPFPDEHFEVVTAMDFLEHIENPQVFIKEASRVLKPGGLFFFNTFNRHWLSWFLVIKMIEWMVKNTPKDMHVIEYFIKPDELRDYCKRADMRVEEMTGLKMDFSTIPLKNYFSGVVPEGLKFKLSSSLLLSYLGYAKK from the coding sequence TTGCCACTGCACAAAGTGAATAATTCCTTTTACGAAAGCTACGGCGATCGCTGGTACACGGCATTTGATGACCCAGTCGCACTCTTGCGAGCTGAGTCTGACGTCAAAATTCCGTGGGCTCTTGTAAGAATTCGCCAGCACTTTTCTCAAGCCCATATTCTGGATGTGGGGTGCGGGGGAGGTTTTGTCAGCAATGCTCTGGCTAAAGAGGGTTTCACAGTCACGGGCATTGATATTTCAGAAGCCTCTTTACAGATCGCTAAAAAGTATGACGTCACTCAGAAAGTCCGTTACTTGAAGGCCGATGCGTTTCATTTGCCGTTTCCCGATGAACATTTTGAAGTCGTAACGGCCATGGATTTTTTGGAGCATATTGAAAATCCCCAAGTTTTCATCAAAGAGGCCTCACGGGTTCTTAAGCCCGGCGGCTTGTTTTTCTTTAACACTTTCAATCGTCATTGGCTTTCGTGGTTTCTCGTCATCAAAATGATCGAGTGGATGGTGAAGAACACCCCCAAAGATATGCACGTGATAGAATATTTTATTAAGCCTGATGAATTGCGAGACTACTGCAAAAGGGCTGACATGAGAGTTGAAGAAATGACGGGTTTAAAAATGGATTTCTCAACGATTCCTTTAAAAAACTATTTTTCTGGCGTCGTTCCGGAAGGGCTGAAGTTTAAACTGTCGTCTTCATTGCTCTTATCTTATCTGGGCTACGCTAAAAAATAA
- a CDS encoding S1 family peptidase, whose protein sequence is MFKPLFRICSLALSLSTLAACSGGGGGGENLTNTVEPSACEVSGHSYGIVGGNTLGSGNELSSSTVLVVHIDDEKNEGICTGTLIDNDKVLTAAHCTERFGGTTVVAFSNNVDCVVNAPKRTLRLVTDRAIPNEYRYSKNTNWDNSTYDLAILKFKGGLAPGYKVRALPSAGFTINQTDEMVMAGYGVTSEKAKDSGVLRYTTASATRVSTRFHLALINNTVSIPNTLVLDQVQNGVCKGDSGGPLYAKTKDGLTLVGITSMGIDNRAKKEQDSRVCHGVGIFADVRENLTWIREKMEAMK, encoded by the coding sequence ATGTTTAAGCCGTTGTTCCGTATTTGCTCTTTGGCTTTATCTCTTTCGACTCTAGCAGCATGCTCTGGTGGCGGCGGAGGGGGAGAAAATCTCACGAACACCGTTGAACCTTCTGCGTGCGAAGTTTCAGGACACTCTTATGGCATCGTCGGCGGAAATACTTTGGGATCCGGCAACGAGCTCAGCTCTAGCACCGTCTTAGTTGTCCATATAGATGACGAAAAAAATGAAGGCATTTGCACCGGCACTCTTATAGATAATGATAAAGTCCTGACAGCTGCCCACTGTACTGAAAGATTTGGTGGGACGACGGTTGTAGCTTTCTCAAACAATGTCGATTGCGTTGTGAATGCCCCAAAAAGAACTCTGCGTTTGGTAACAGATAGAGCGATTCCCAACGAATACCGCTACTCTAAAAATACCAACTGGGACAACTCAACATATGATTTAGCCATCCTCAAATTTAAAGGTGGCTTAGCTCCAGGATATAAAGTGCGGGCTCTTCCAAGCGCAGGTTTCACGATCAATCAAACAGATGAGATGGTGATGGCGGGCTACGGAGTGACGTCAGAAAAAGCCAAAGACTCAGGTGTACTAAGATATACAACAGCATCGGCAACAAGAGTTTCAACCCGTTTTCACCTAGCGCTTATCAACAACACAGTATCTATCCCGAACACTCTAGTTTTAGACCAAGTTCAAAACGGTGTCTGCAAAGGAGACTCTGGCGGTCCGCTTTATGCGAAAACCAAAGACGGCCTGACTCTAGTAGGCATCACCTCTATGGGCATCGACAACCGCGCAAAAAAAGAACAGGATTCCCGCGTATGTCATGGCGTCGGTATTTTTGCTGACGTTCGCGAAAACCTAACGTGGATCCGCGAAAAAATGGAAGCGATGAAATAG
- a CDS encoding serine hydrolase gives MKFAVVFLTWLLAFPAVAQKNWTASCLTNMSQLDDSFPGDLGIFVKSLKDGSICEFQADKRWYLASTIKIPVAIALLKEVEKGHIDLQKKLTLKQSDYVDGAGDLLWQDPGKSFTVQHLLRNMLEQSDSTATDMLIKLMGIETLNKTTHELAPDFAPLTTILQVRYDAYSEIHPKARTLSNIDFIELKKFPVSKRYEAFVKRIQVPTSELKATSIEEAFEKYYARGLNSTSLRSFGSLLEKLSQGQILNKKHTELVLTYMQKMKTGENRLKAGLPNDILFAQKTGTQVARMCNVGIVTSKKNAQQKTVIVACAEKYLDQAGAEKALKKMADALTEEGAFKNF, from the coding sequence ATGAAATTCGCCGTCGTTTTTCTGACATGGCTATTGGCCTTTCCTGCGGTGGCTCAGAAAAATTGGACGGCTTCTTGTTTGACGAATATGTCGCAGCTTGATGACTCCTTTCCGGGAGATCTCGGGATTTTCGTAAAATCTTTGAAGGACGGATCTATCTGCGAATTTCAAGCTGATAAAAGATGGTATCTGGCTTCGACCATCAAGATCCCGGTGGCGATTGCTCTGCTTAAAGAAGTGGAAAAGGGACACATAGATCTGCAAAAAAAACTGACGTTAAAGCAAAGTGATTACGTCGACGGCGCTGGAGACTTACTTTGGCAGGATCCCGGAAAAAGTTTTACCGTGCAACATCTGCTAAGAAATATGCTGGAACAATCCGACAGTACGGCGACTGACATGTTGATCAAATTGATGGGAATAGAGACTCTCAATAAGACCACCCATGAATTAGCGCCGGACTTTGCTCCTTTAACCACCATTCTGCAAGTGCGTTATGATGCCTATTCAGAAATTCATCCCAAAGCGCGCACACTGTCCAACATAGATTTTATTGAGCTGAAGAAATTTCCCGTTTCAAAACGCTATGAAGCTTTCGTTAAACGGATTCAAGTTCCTACTAGTGAATTAAAAGCGACCAGTATCGAAGAGGCTTTTGAAAAATATTATGCGCGTGGATTGAATTCGACAAGCTTACGAAGTTTCGGGTCGTTGTTAGAAAAGCTTTCCCAAGGACAAATTCTTAATAAAAAGCACACAGAGCTTGTTTTAACTTACATGCAAAAAATGAAAACGGGCGAAAATCGACTGAAAGCCGGCCTTCCGAACGACATCCTTTTTGCACAAAAGACGGGGACTCAGGTCGCTCGCATGTGCAATGTGGGAATTGTCACTTCCAAAAAGAATGCGCAACAAAAGACAGTGATCGTGGCTTGTGCGGAAAAGTATCTTGATCAGGCGGGGGCAGAAAAAGCCTTAAAGAAAATGGCAGACGCCCTCACTGAGGAGGGCGCCTTTAAGAACTTCTAA